A section of the Citrobacter farmeri genome encodes:
- the focA gene encoding formate transporter FocA, translated as MKADNPFDLLLPAAMAKVAEEAGVYKATKHPLKTFFLAITAGVFISIAFVFYITATTGTGTMPFGMAKLIGGICFSLGLILCVICGADLFTSTVLIVVAKASGRITWGQLAKNWLNVYFGNLVGCLLFVLLMWLSGEYMVANGQWGMNVLQTADHKMHHTFIEAVSLGILANLMVCLAVWMSYSGRSLMDKAFIMVLPVAMFVASGFEHSIANMFMIPMGIVIRDLATPEFWSAVGSTPENFSHLTAMNFITDNLIPVTIGNIIGGGLLVGLTYWVIYLRDNDHH; from the coding sequence GTGAAAGCTGACAACCCTTTTGATCTTTTACTCCCTGCAGCAATGGCCAAAGTGGCCGAAGAGGCAGGCGTCTATAAAGCAACGAAACATCCGCTTAAGACTTTCTTCCTGGCAATTACTGCCGGTGTGTTCATTTCCATCGCCTTTGTTTTCTATATCACCGCAACGACCGGTACAGGTACGATGCCCTTTGGTATGGCGAAACTGATTGGCGGTATCTGCTTCTCTCTGGGGTTGATTCTTTGCGTCATCTGCGGTGCAGATCTCTTTACGTCAACCGTGTTGATTGTCGTCGCCAAAGCCAGTGGTCGTATCACCTGGGGTCAGTTGGCGAAAAACTGGCTCAACGTCTATTTTGGTAACCTGGTTGGTTGCTTGCTCTTTGTGCTGTTGATGTGGCTTTCTGGCGAATATATGGTCGCCAACGGCCAGTGGGGAATGAACGTCCTGCAAACCGCCGACCACAAAATGCACCATACTTTTATTGAAGCCGTCAGTCTCGGTATCCTCGCAAACCTGATGGTCTGCCTGGCCGTATGGATGAGCTATTCAGGCCGTAGCCTGATGGATAAAGCGTTTATCATGGTATTACCGGTTGCGATGTTTGTTGCCAGCGGTTTTGAGCACAGTATCGCAAACATGTTTATGATCCCAATGGGTATTGTAATCCGTGATCTCGCAACACCGGAGTTCTGGAGCGCAGTTGGCTCGACGCCGGAAAATTTTTCTCACCTGACCGCGATGAACTTCATCACTGATAACCTGATTCCGGTTACGATCGGCAACATTATCGGCGGGGGTTTGTTGGTTGGGTTGACATACTGGGTCATTTATCTGCGTGATAACGATCATCATTAA
- a CDS encoding MurR/RpiR family transcriptional regulator, which translates to MSQINTNLLINIRNEASGLSPILEKVSRFVTENPDFVMRHTITELADSIETSEGSITRFCRAFGFKGFSDFRTALAVEQGAARPEAQGNEEISAVVASIRDSYAIINSQELQAAAAWLNQVSNVAIYAVGTAVPVALFLQMNLIKMGKAASFVDRFYLTTSSVNAEAQSQGIIVVHTEQTSTDMMQALTLAKQQGTRILSLTRGTFAPLSRLSDWNLQAAVALKGEGEYGFAEIAGAMMVADRVLTALEEQDERYAECRKAHQKSIFSIESVASKLSEYFMS; encoded by the coding sequence ATGAGTCAGATTAATACTAACCTACTGATAAATATCAGGAATGAAGCTTCCGGTCTCAGTCCGATCCTGGAAAAAGTGAGTCGCTTCGTGACAGAGAATCCCGACTTTGTGATGCGGCACACCATTACAGAGTTGGCTGATTCAATCGAAACCAGCGAAGGAAGTATTACGCGTTTTTGCCGGGCGTTTGGTTTCAAAGGTTTTTCCGATTTCAGAACGGCACTGGCCGTGGAACAAGGTGCGGCACGACCTGAAGCGCAGGGCAATGAAGAAATATCAGCGGTGGTGGCGAGTATCCGTGACAGCTATGCCATCATAAATTCGCAAGAATTGCAGGCCGCGGCAGCCTGGTTAAATCAGGTCAGTAATGTTGCGATTTACGCGGTTGGAACGGCTGTACCGGTGGCGCTTTTTTTACAGATGAACCTGATAAAAATGGGTAAAGCGGCGAGCTTTGTCGATCGATTTTATCTCACGACCTCCTCAGTGAACGCTGAAGCGCAAAGTCAAGGCATTATCGTGGTGCATACCGAACAGACCTCCACAGATATGATGCAGGCGCTCACCCTCGCGAAGCAACAGGGCACGCGCATACTTTCGCTGACGCGAGGCACGTTTGCGCCGCTCAGCCGACTTTCAGACTGGAATTTACAGGCAGCTGTCGCGCTGAAGGGAGAAGGGGAATATGGCTTTGCTGAGATCGCTGGCGCGATGATGGTGGCAGATCGGGTGCTAACGGCACTGGAAGAGCAGGATGAGCGCTACGCGGAGTGCCGTAAAGCGCATCAGAAAAGTATTTTCTCAATTGAGAGTGTGGCAAGTAAGCTGTCGGAATATTTTATGTCGTAA
- the pflB gene encoding formate C-acetyltransferase, whose translation MSELNEKLATAWEGFTKGDWQNEVNVRDFIQKNYTPYEGDESFLAGATDATTALWDSVMEGVKQENRTHAPVDFDTSVASTITSHDAGYINKALEKIVGLQTEAPLKRAIIPFGGIKMVEGSCKAYNRELDPMLKKIFTEYRKTHNQGVFDVYTKDILNCRKSGVLTGLPDAYGRGRIIGDYRRVALYGIDFLMKDKYAQFVSLQSDLENGVNLEATIRLREEIAEQHRALGQIKEMAAKYGCDISGPATNAQEAIQWTYFGYLAAVKSQNGAAMSFGRVSTFLDAYIERDLKAGKITEQDAQEMIDHLVMKLRMVRFLRTPEYDELFSGDPIWATESIGGMGVDGRTLVTKNSFRFLNTLYTMGPSPEPNITVLWSEKLPLNFKKFAAKVSIDTSSLQYENDDLMRPDFNNDDYAIACCVSPMIVGKQMQFFGARANLAKTMLYAINGGVDEKLKMQVGPKSEPIKGDVLKFDEVMDRMDHFMDWLAKQYVTALNVIHYMHDKYSYEASLMALHDRDVIRTMACGIAGLSVAADSLSAIKYAKVKPIRDEDGLAIDFEIEGEYPQFGNNDARVDDMAVDLVERFMKKIQKLKTYRDAIPTQSVLTITSNVVYGKKTGNTPDGRRAGAPFGPGANPMHGRDQKGAVASLTSVAKLPFAYAKDGISYTFSIVPNALGKDDEVRKTNLAGLMDGYFHHEASIEGGQHLNVNVMNREMLLDAMEHPEKYPQLTIRVSGYAVRFNSLTKEQQQDVITRTFTQTM comes from the coding sequence ATGTCCGAGCTTAATGAAAAGTTAGCCACAGCCTGGGAAGGTTTTACCAAAGGTGACTGGCAGAATGAAGTAAACGTCCGTGACTTCATTCAGAAAAACTACACTCCGTACGAGGGTGACGAGTCCTTCCTGGCTGGCGCGACTGATGCGACCACTGCACTGTGGGACAGCGTGATGGAAGGCGTTAAACAGGAAAACCGCACTCACGCGCCTGTTGACTTTGACACCTCTGTTGCTTCCACCATCACTTCTCACGACGCTGGCTATATCAACAAAGCCCTTGAGAAGATTGTTGGTCTGCAAACTGAAGCTCCGCTGAAACGTGCGATCATCCCGTTCGGTGGTATCAAAATGGTTGAAGGTTCCTGCAAAGCGTATAACCGCGAGCTGGACCCAATGCTGAAAAAAATCTTCACTGAATATCGTAAAACCCACAACCAGGGTGTTTTCGATGTTTACACCAAAGACATTCTGAACTGCCGTAAATCCGGTGTTCTGACTGGTCTGCCAGATGCGTATGGCCGTGGTCGTATCATCGGTGACTACCGTCGCGTTGCGCTGTACGGTATCGACTTCCTGATGAAAGATAAATACGCTCAGTTCGTCTCTCTGCAGTCTGACCTGGAAAACGGCGTAAACCTGGAAGCGACTATCCGTCTGCGTGAAGAAATTGCTGAACAGCACCGTGCGCTGGGTCAGATCAAAGAGATGGCTGCTAAATATGGCTGCGATATCTCTGGTCCGGCAACCAACGCTCAGGAAGCTATTCAGTGGACTTACTTCGGCTACCTGGCCGCAGTTAAATCTCAGAACGGCGCTGCAATGTCCTTCGGTCGTGTCTCCACCTTCCTGGATGCATACATCGAACGTGACCTGAAAGCAGGTAAAATCACAGAGCAAGACGCTCAGGAAATGATTGACCACCTGGTCATGAAACTGCGTATGGTTCGCTTCCTGCGTACTCCGGAATATGATGAACTGTTCTCCGGCGACCCGATTTGGGCAACCGAATCTATCGGTGGTATGGGCGTTGATGGCCGTACTCTGGTTACCAAAAACAGCTTCCGCTTCCTGAATACCCTGTACACCATGGGTCCGTCTCCGGAGCCGAACATCACCGTTCTGTGGTCTGAAAAACTGCCTCTGAACTTCAAGAAATTCGCCGCTAAAGTGTCCATCGACACCTCTTCTCTGCAGTATGAGAACGATGACCTGATGCGTCCGGACTTCAACAACGACGACTACGCTATCGCTTGCTGCGTAAGCCCGATGATCGTTGGTAAACAAATGCAGTTCTTTGGTGCGCGTGCAAACCTGGCGAAAACCATGCTGTACGCAATCAACGGCGGCGTTGATGAAAAACTGAAAATGCAGGTTGGCCCGAAATCAGAACCGATCAAAGGCGACGTTCTGAAGTTCGACGAAGTAATGGATCGTATGGATCACTTCATGGACTGGCTGGCTAAGCAGTATGTCACCGCGCTGAACGTTATCCACTACATGCACGACAAGTACAGCTACGAAGCTTCTCTGATGGCGCTGCACGACCGTGACGTTATCCGCACCATGGCATGTGGTATCGCAGGTCTGTCCGTTGCGGCTGACTCCCTGTCTGCTATCAAATATGCGAAAGTTAAACCGATTCGTGACGAAGACGGTCTGGCTATCGACTTCGAAATCGAAGGCGAATACCCGCAGTTTGGTAACAACGATGCTCGCGTTGATGACATGGCGGTTGACCTGGTTGAACGTTTCATGAAGAAAATTCAGAAACTGAAAACCTACCGTGATGCTATCCCGACTCAGTCTGTTCTGACCATCACCTCTAACGTTGTGTATGGTAAGAAAACCGGTAACACCCCAGATGGTCGTCGTGCTGGCGCGCCGTTCGGACCAGGTGCTAACCCGATGCACGGTCGTGACCAGAAAGGTGCGGTTGCCTCTCTGACCTCCGTCGCTAAACTGCCGTTTGCTTACGCGAAAGATGGTATCTCTTATACCTTCTCTATCGTTCCGAACGCACTGGGTAAAGACGACGAAGTTCGTAAGACTAACCTTGCCGGTCTGATGGATGGTTACTTCCATCATGAAGCGTCCATCGAAGGTGGTCAGCACCTGAACGTGAACGTAATGAACCGTGAAATGCTGCTGGACGCGATGGAACATCCGGAAAAATATCCGCAGTTGACCATCCGTGTATCCGGTTACGCAGTACGTTTTAACTCCCTGACGAAAGAACAGCAGCAGGACGTTATTACTCGTACCTTCACTCAGACCATGTAA
- the pflA gene encoding pyruvate formate lyase 1-activating protein, giving the protein MSVIGRIHSFESCGTVDGPGIRFITFFQGCLMRCLYCHNRDTWDTHGGKEVTVDELMKEVVTYRHFMNASGGGVTASGGEAILQAEFVRDWFRACKKEGIHTCLDTNGFVRRYDPVIDELLEVTDLVMLDLKQMNDEIHQNLVGVSNHRTLEFARYLANKDINVWIRYVVVPGWSDDDDSAHRLGEFTRDMGNVEKIELLPYHELGKHKWVAMGEEYKLDGVHPPKKETMERVKGILEQYGHKVMY; this is encoded by the coding sequence ATGTCAGTTATTGGTCGCATTCACTCCTTTGAATCCTGTGGTACCGTTGACGGCCCGGGCATCCGCTTTATTACTTTCTTCCAGGGCTGCCTGATGCGCTGCCTGTATTGCCATAACCGCGATACGTGGGACACGCATGGTGGTAAAGAAGTCACCGTTGACGAACTGATGAAAGAGGTCGTGACCTATCGCCACTTTATGAACGCATCCGGCGGCGGCGTAACGGCATCTGGGGGGGAAGCTATCCTGCAAGCGGAATTTGTTCGTGACTGGTTCCGTGCCTGTAAGAAAGAAGGTATCCATACCTGTCTGGATACTAACGGTTTTGTTCGCCGCTACGACCCGGTCATTGATGAACTGCTGGAGGTCACCGATCTGGTGATGCTCGACCTTAAACAGATGAATGATGAGATCCACCAGAATCTGGTCGGCGTGTCCAATCACCGTACGCTGGAGTTTGCCCGCTACCTGGCAAACAAAGATATCAACGTGTGGATCCGTTACGTCGTGGTGCCAGGCTGGTCCGACGATGATGACTCAGCGCACCGACTCGGTGAATTTACCCGCGACATGGGCAACGTTGAGAAAATTGAGCTCCTGCCCTATCACGAGCTGGGTAAACACAAATGGGTGGCGATGGGCGAAGAGTACAAACTGGATGGTGTGCATCCGCCGAAGAAAGAAACGATGGAACGCGTTAAAGGAATTCTTGAGCAGTACGGTCATAAAGTAATGTACTAA
- a CDS encoding PTS sugar transporter subunit IIB — translation MKGLIVCRTGMGSSLMLKIKAQKIIDKYGWDIELEHDVLSGLATWQGIDFVLTMRDLTDEIEAAGFRAIGITDLMNSEEMETALTSVIQGN, via the coding sequence ATGAAAGGTCTGATTGTCTGTCGTACCGGCATGGGCAGTTCCTTAATGCTCAAAATCAAAGCGCAAAAAATCATCGATAAGTATGGCTGGGATATCGAACTTGAACACGATGTCTTGTCAGGGCTTGCTACCTGGCAAGGCATTGATTTTGTTCTTACCATGCGCGATCTCACCGATGAAATCGAGGCGGCTGGATTTCGGGCCATCGGTATAACCGACTTGATGAATAGCGAAGAAATGGAAACCGCGCTCACCAGCGTAATTCAGGGCAACTAA